The Bifidobacterium animalis subsp. animalis ATCC 25527 genome has a segment encoding these proteins:
- a CDS encoding MTH1187 family thiamine-binding protein, which produces MNSPDRNAVRQEVPVDEHGKPIINTVAAVAIAPSGVGAELSEYVAEAVEVIRESGLPNETNAMFTNIEGNLDDVLKVVRDATMKLAEQGYRTGVTLKLDIRPGFSGQISEKQQLVNEILTKR; this is translated from the coding sequence ATGAACAGCCCCGATCGCAATGCGGTGCGGCAGGAAGTGCCCGTGGACGAGCACGGCAAACCGATCATCAACACGGTGGCGGCAGTGGCGATCGCCCCCAGCGGTGTCGGCGCCGAGCTGAGCGAATACGTGGCGGAAGCGGTGGAGGTAATCCGCGAATCCGGATTGCCGAACGAGACGAACGCCATGTTCACGAACATCGAGGGAAACCTTGACGATGTGCTCAAAGTGGTACGTGATGCCACGATGAAACTCGCCGAACAGGGATACCGCACCGGCGTGACGCTCAAGCTCGACATTCGCCCGGGCTTCTCAGGGCAGATCAGCGAAAAGCAGCAGCTCGTGAACGAGATCCTCACCAAACGGTAA
- the thiD gene encoding bifunctional hydroxymethylpyrimidine kinase/phosphomethylpyrimidine kinase, translating into MNSFPYPSMRGRFDLRFYFVVGPDDCGNRPILDVVAKALDGGASFIQLRAKTQDVAEIVSLANDIAEEIAGHHVEDSVAFVIDDRVDAALEARAKGIKVDGVHIGQDDLDPVVARKLLGPDAIIGLSAKTVDEVREANHLPKGTIDYIGAGPLHMTATKPDSMIVDENGDITTLDASSIDEMRTMSKYPLIVGGGVKADDIPMLAKTKADGWFVVSAIAGAPDPEQATRRLVDDWTAIRGDEKPRYAERKPAATKLPAVLTIATTDSSGGAGIPADLKTMLANGVFGECVVAGITAQNTTGVQAIAAVDHDIVGAQIDSVFDDIRPTAVKIGVIVGVESVKTVAHKLRDHQATNIVVDPVMVATSGSSLAADDTIAEEISSLFPIATVITPNIPEAQVLARMPIGNQADMETAAVQLAKDYGICVLVKGGHGVKDADDVLAFPTGAVTWFEGERIANDNTHGTGCTLSSAIASYLAQGEDLEDAVRDAKAYLSGALRANLDLGKGHGPMNHAWAMH; encoded by the coding sequence ATGAACTCGTTCCCATACCCATCCATGCGCGGCCGTTTCGATCTGCGCTTCTATTTCGTGGTCGGCCCCGACGATTGCGGCAACCGGCCGATTCTCGACGTCGTGGCCAAGGCCCTTGACGGCGGCGCCAGTTTCATCCAGCTGCGCGCCAAAACCCAGGATGTCGCCGAGATCGTCTCCCTGGCGAATGACATCGCCGAAGAGATCGCAGGCCATCACGTGGAGGACTCGGTGGCCTTCGTGATCGACGACCGGGTCGACGCCGCGCTCGAGGCCCGTGCCAAGGGCATCAAGGTCGACGGGGTGCACATAGGTCAGGATGACCTCGATCCAGTGGTCGCACGCAAGCTGCTCGGCCCTGACGCGATCATTGGACTGTCGGCGAAAACCGTCGACGAAGTGCGCGAGGCCAACCATCTGCCCAAAGGCACCATCGACTACATAGGAGCCGGCCCATTGCACATGACGGCCACGAAGCCCGACAGCATGATCGTCGACGAAAACGGCGATATCACCACGCTGGACGCCTCCTCCATCGACGAAATGCGCACGATGAGCAAATACCCGCTCATCGTGGGCGGTGGCGTGAAAGCCGACGACATTCCTATGCTCGCCAAGACGAAGGCCGACGGCTGGTTCGTCGTCTCCGCCATTGCCGGCGCCCCCGACCCGGAGCAGGCCACCCGCCGGCTGGTCGATGACTGGACCGCCATTCGCGGCGACGAGAAGCCCCGGTACGCGGAACGCAAGCCTGCTGCGACCAAGCTGCCGGCCGTGCTCACAATCGCCACAACCGATTCCTCCGGCGGTGCGGGCATTCCCGCCGACCTCAAGACGATGCTCGCCAACGGTGTATTCGGCGAATGCGTGGTGGCGGGCATCACGGCGCAGAACACGACCGGCGTGCAGGCCATTGCCGCCGTGGACCACGACATCGTGGGCGCCCAGATCGATTCGGTATTCGACGATATTCGACCCACCGCAGTGAAGATCGGCGTCATCGTGGGCGTTGAATCCGTGAAGACCGTCGCCCACAAACTCAGGGACCACCAGGCCACGAACATCGTGGTCGACCCGGTCATGGTGGCCACAAGCGGGTCGAGCCTTGCCGCGGATGACACAATCGCCGAGGAGATCAGCAGTCTCTTCCCGATTGCCACGGTGATCACCCCGAATATTCCTGAGGCACAGGTGCTGGCCCGGATGCCGATCGGCAACCAGGCTGACATGGAGACCGCGGCCGTGCAGCTCGCCAAGGACTACGGCATCTGCGTGCTGGTCAAGGGCGGTCATGGTGTGAAAGACGCCGACGACGTGCTTGCATTCCCGACTGGTGCCGTCACGTGGTTCGAAGGGGAACGCATCGCCAACGACAACACACACGGCACGGGATGCACACTGTCGTCCGCCATCGCCTCGTACCTTGCCCAAGGCGAGGACCTCGAAGATGCCGTACGCGATGCCAAGGCATACCTGAGCGGAGCCCTGCGCGCGAATCTGGACCTCGGCAAAGGTCACGGTCCGATGAACCATGCCTGGGCGATGCACTGA
- a CDS encoding hydroxyethylthiazole kinase yields MTTASTTPNSGTSNLHEVAPDDPIRERIRQAAQDVREQTPLAQSFTNFVTINLVANAQLAAGGTAAMSFLPNDVTSLASSCGATYINVGTLLPFYRDALQEISEHLSRHGCKWVLDPVAAGVGVARTEILEGFKDYPPTVIRANASEALVLHDMWQLGDAAGTDEHNGPAGVEAADSVDAAITAATGLAAYLALHSPTHTGAVAVSGEVDLVTDGRLVYRLPGGSAMMTKITGAGCSLGGVTAIYLAVADPLVASLAASMLYNVSSEAAERASHGPGSFQTAFLDALWNFTPEEIASAPLYLA; encoded by the coding sequence ATGACCACAGCGTCGACCACGCCGAATTCCGGCACATCCAATCTACACGAGGTCGCACCAGACGACCCCATTCGTGAACGCATACGTCAGGCGGCGCAGGATGTTCGCGAGCAGACCCCGCTTGCGCAGTCGTTCACCAATTTCGTCACCATTAACCTGGTGGCCAATGCGCAGCTCGCCGCGGGGGGCACCGCCGCCATGAGCTTCCTTCCCAACGATGTGACCTCGCTGGCCTCTTCGTGCGGCGCCACATACATCAACGTGGGTACGCTGCTGCCGTTCTACCGCGATGCCCTGCAGGAGATTTCGGAGCATCTGAGCCGCCATGGCTGCAAGTGGGTGCTCGACCCGGTGGCAGCCGGCGTTGGCGTCGCACGCACCGAGATTCTCGAGGGGTTCAAGGACTACCCTCCCACCGTCATCCGCGCCAACGCATCGGAGGCACTGGTGTTGCACGATATGTGGCAACTGGGCGATGCAGCCGGAACGGATGAGCACAATGGGCCCGCAGGTGTGGAGGCCGCCGACAGTGTGGATGCCGCCATCACCGCCGCCACCGGTCTCGCGGCGTATCTGGCGCTCCACTCCCCCACCCACACCGGTGCCGTCGCGGTCTCCGGCGAAGTCGATCTCGTCACCGACGGACGACTCGTCTACCGCCTTCCCGGTGGAAGCGCGATGATGACGAAGATCACGGGTGCCGGATGCTCGCTTGGCGGTGTCACGGCCATCTACCTCGCGGTGGCCGATCCACTGGTGGCATCATTGGCCGCCTCGATGCTCTACAACGTATCTTCCGAAGCCGCCGAACGAGCATCGCATGGGCCGGGATCATTCCAAACCGCGTTCCTCGACGCACTGTGGAACTTTACGCCGGAGGAAATCGCCTCCGCACCGCTCTATTTGGCCTAG
- a CDS encoding glycoside hydrolase family 32 protein has translation MAALPTNIPANGILTPDPALDPVLTPISDHAEQLSLAEAGASALEATRNNRWYPKFHIASNGGWINDPNGLCRYNGRWHVFYQLHPYGTQWGPMHWGHVSSDNMVDWHRGPIAFAPSLEQERHGVFSGSTVIGDDGKPWIFYTGHRWANGKDNTGGDWQVQMLAKPNDDELKTFTKEGMIIDCPTDEVDHHFRDPKVWKTGDTWYMTFGVSSKEHRGQMWLYTSSDMVHWSFDRVLFEHPDPNVFMLECPDFFPIRDAQGNEKWVIGFSAMGAKPNGFMNRNVNNAGYMVGTWKPGESFKPETEFRLWDEGHNFYAPQSFNTEGRQIMYGWMSPFVAPIPMEEDGWCGNLTLPREITLGDDGNLVTAPTIEMEGLRENTIGFDSLDLGTNQTSRILDDDGGALEIEMSLDLHKTTAERAGLHVHATSDGHYTAIVFDAQIGGVVIDRQNVANGDKGYRVAKLSDAELAAGTLDLRVFIDRGCVEVYVNGGKHAMSSYSFPGDGARAVELVSESGTTHIGTLTMHSLKSIGLE, from the coding sequence ATGGCAGCCCTTCCCACCAATATTCCCGCCAACGGCATTCTGACCCCCGACCCGGCGCTCGACCCTGTGCTCACGCCGATCTCAGACCATGCCGAGCAGCTGTCACTCGCTGAAGCAGGCGCGTCGGCACTGGAAGCCACCCGCAACAACCGCTGGTACCCAAAGTTCCACATTGCCTCCAACGGCGGGTGGATCAATGACCCGAACGGCCTGTGCCGCTACAACGGACGCTGGCACGTGTTCTACCAGCTGCATCCCTACGGCACACAGTGGGGCCCGATGCATTGGGGCCACGTCTCCTCCGACAATATGGTCGACTGGCACCGCGGACCCATCGCCTTCGCGCCAAGCCTCGAACAGGAACGCCACGGTGTGTTCTCCGGTTCCACCGTGATTGGCGACGACGGCAAGCCGTGGATTTTCTACACCGGTCACCGCTGGGCCAACGGCAAGGACAACACCGGGGGCGACTGGCAGGTGCAGATGCTCGCCAAGCCGAACGACGACGAGCTGAAGACCTTCACGAAGGAGGGCATGATCATCGACTGCCCCACCGACGAGGTGGACCACCACTTCCGCGACCCGAAGGTGTGGAAGACCGGCGACACCTGGTATATGACCTTCGGTGTCTCGTCGAAGGAGCATCGTGGCCAGATGTGGCTGTACACGTCGAGCGACATGGTGCACTGGAGCTTCGATCGGGTGCTGTTCGAGCATCCGGACCCGAACGTGTTCATGCTTGAATGCCCCGATTTCTTCCCGATCCGCGATGCACAGGGCAACGAGAAGTGGGTCATCGGCTTCTCCGCAATGGGGGCCAAGCCAAATGGCTTCATGAACCGCAACGTGAACAATGCTGGCTACATGGTGGGCACATGGAAGCCCGGCGAGAGCTTCAAGCCGGAGACCGAGTTCCGCCTGTGGGACGAAGGCCATAACTTCTATGCGCCACAGTCGTTCAATACCGAAGGGCGCCAGATCATGTACGGCTGGATGAGCCCGTTCGTCGCCCCCATCCCGATGGAGGAGGACGGCTGGTGCGGCAACCTCACCCTCCCCCGCGAGATCACGCTGGGCGATGACGGTAACCTGGTCACCGCCCCCACCATCGAAATGGAGGGGCTGCGCGAGAACACCATAGGCTTCGACTCGCTCGACCTCGGCACGAACCAGACCTCCAGGATCCTCGACGATGACGGGGGTGCACTGGAGATTGAGATGAGCCTCGATCTGCATAAAACCACCGCCGAACGCGCCGGACTGCATGTGCATGCCACAAGCGACGGCCACTACACGGCAATCGTGTTCGACGCGCAGATCGGCGGCGTCGTCATCGACCGGCAGAACGTGGCGAACGGCGACAAAGGCTACCGGGTGGCCAAGCTCAGCGACGCCGAGCTCGCAGCCGGTACGCTTGACTTGCGCGTGTTCATCGACCGCGGATGCGTCGAGGTCTACGTCAACGGCGGCAAGCATGCGATGAGCTCGTACTCGTTCCCTGGCGATGGCGCACGCGCCGTCGAACTCGTGAGCGAATCCGGTACCACGCACATCGGCACCCTCACCATGCACTCGCTCAAGTCCATCGGACTCGAGTGA
- a CDS encoding MFS transporter, giving the protein MATTAKVWRNPSYLQSSTGIFLFFCSWGIWWSFFQRWLNSMGLNGAEVGTIYSINSLATLILMFGYGLIQDNLGLKRRLVLVISAIAALVGPFVQFVYAPLMKTNMMAAALVGSVVLSAGFMAGCSLIEAVTERYSRRFNFEYGQSRAWGSFGYAIVALVAGFVFNINPMINFWLGSAFGVGMLIVYLTWYPAEQREALKEAADPNAAPTNPTIKDMLGVLKMPALWVLIVFMLLTNTFYTVFDQQMFPTYYASLFPNEATGNAVYGTLNSVQVFCESAMMGVVPIIMRKVGVRNALLLGSTVMFLRIGLCGIFHDPVAISIVKMFHAIEVPLFCLPAFRYFTLHFNPKLSATLYMVGFQIASQIGQVVFSTPLGMLHDRMGDRTTFLTISAIVLAATIYGFFVIKRDDEQVDGDPFIRDSKKVPSLATDEAILSADSEDM; this is encoded by the coding sequence ATGGCAACAACCGCGAAGGTGTGGAGGAACCCCTCCTACCTGCAAAGCTCAACCGGCATCTTCCTGTTCTTCTGCTCCTGGGGCATCTGGTGGTCGTTCTTCCAGCGCTGGCTCAACTCGATGGGACTCAACGGCGCGGAAGTGGGCACGATCTATTCGATCAACTCGCTGGCCACGCTCATCCTCATGTTCGGGTACGGCCTCATCCAGGACAATCTCGGACTCAAGCGCCGTCTCGTGCTCGTCATCTCGGCGATCGCCGCACTCGTCGGCCCCTTCGTGCAGTTCGTGTACGCGCCGCTGATGAAGACGAACATGATGGCCGCCGCACTCGTGGGCTCCGTCGTGCTCTCCGCAGGCTTCATGGCAGGCTGCTCGCTCATCGAAGCCGTGACCGAACGGTACAGCCGCCGCTTCAACTTCGAGTACGGCCAATCCCGCGCATGGGGCTCCTTCGGCTATGCCATTGTGGCGCTTGTCGCCGGCTTCGTGTTCAACATCAACCCGATGATCAACTTCTGGCTCGGCTCCGCATTCGGCGTGGGCATGCTCATCGTGTACCTCACCTGGTATCCGGCCGAGCAGCGCGAAGCGCTCAAGGAAGCCGCCGATCCGAATGCCGCGCCCACCAACCCGACCATCAAAGACATGCTCGGCGTGCTCAAGATGCCCGCACTGTGGGTGCTCATCGTGTTCATGCTGCTCACCAACACGTTCTACACCGTATTCGACCAGCAGATGTTCCCCACCTACTACGCCTCGCTCTTCCCGAATGAGGCCACCGGCAACGCCGTCTACGGCACGCTCAACTCGGTGCAGGTGTTCTGCGAATCCGCGATGATGGGCGTCGTGCCGATCATCATGCGCAAGGTGGGTGTGCGCAACGCGTTGCTGCTCGGATCCACGGTGATGTTCCTTCGCATCGGGCTGTGCGGCATCTTCCACGATCCGGTGGCCATCTCGATCGTCAAGATGTTCCACGCCATTGAAGTGCCGCTGTTCTGCCTGCCGGCGTTCCGCTATTTCACACTCCACTTCAATCCGAAGCTCTCCGCGACGCTCTACATGGTCGGCTTCCAGATTGCCTCGCAGATCGGCCAGGTCGTCTTCTCCACCCCGCTCGGCATGCTGCATGACCGCATGGGCGACCGCACGACGTTCCTGACGATCTCCGCCATCGTGCTTGCTGCCACCATCTACGGATTCTTCGTGATTAAGCGCGACGACGAGCAAGTGGACGGCGATCCGTTCATCCGCGATTCGAAGAAAGTGCCGTCGCTCGCCACCGACGAGGCGATCCTCTCCGCGGATTCCGAGGATATGTAA
- a CDS encoding LacI family DNA-binding transcriptional regulator, which yields MTTMKEIAQAAGVSVSSVSLVLNGRDSGRINPRLANRIRETAERMGYQPNVLARSLRTNRTHMIGFISVEVATTPYAGGMIQGAQDALSSLGYMLLTVNGDTEQALESEIRALKRYGVDGFLYSAMSNRVMTAPKSLAKFPLVLVDAAEETRRFPSIEPDEFRIGYDATTRLIEAGCSHIAYVGCAEPMVAQTGRLAGYRQALTDHGMCFDERLQCDVLNNGPALRAVEALFDTEQPDGFFCFNDARAWYVYETAARHGLAVGRDISVIGVDNHRVFAETLEPQLTTIELPHYEMGYWAANKLVSMIENRPLNEGDWPHTTAVMPLLDTPSPVKVHCTLIEKGSVRDTPTTT from the coding sequence ATGACGACGATGAAGGAAATCGCACAAGCGGCCGGAGTCTCTGTCTCCTCGGTCTCACTCGTGCTCAATGGGCGTGATTCAGGGCGCATCAACCCGCGGCTTGCGAATCGCATACGCGAAACCGCAGAGCGAATGGGGTACCAGCCCAATGTGCTGGCCCGCTCCCTGCGCACCAACCGGACGCATATGATCGGGTTCATCAGCGTCGAGGTGGCCACCACGCCGTATGCAGGCGGCATGATCCAGGGTGCACAAGACGCCCTGAGCTCGCTTGGATACATGCTGCTCACCGTGAACGGAGACACCGAACAGGCTCTGGAAAGCGAGATCCGTGCGCTGAAACGATACGGCGTGGACGGCTTCCTGTACTCCGCGATGTCGAACCGCGTGATGACGGCGCCCAAATCACTCGCCAAATTCCCTCTGGTGCTCGTCGACGCTGCAGAGGAAACCAGGCGCTTCCCGTCCATCGAACCGGACGAGTTCCGCATTGGCTATGACGCCACCACCAGACTCATCGAAGCCGGATGCTCCCACATAGCGTACGTGGGATGCGCCGAACCCATGGTGGCGCAGACTGGCAGGCTCGCCGGTTACCGACAGGCCCTCACGGACCACGGCATGTGCTTCGACGAACGACTGCAATGCGATGTGCTCAACAACGGGCCGGCACTACGTGCCGTGGAAGCGCTATTCGACACCGAGCAGCCCGACGGATTCTTCTGCTTCAACGACGCACGCGCCTGGTATGTATACGAGACGGCTGCACGACATGGACTGGCCGTGGGACGCGATATCTCAGTGATTGGCGTGGACAATCATCGCGTATTTGCCGAGACACTTGAGCCGCAACTCACCACCATTGAGCTTCCCCACTACGAGATGGGCTACTGGGCCGCGAACAAGCTCGTGTCGATGATCGAGAACCGCCCGCTCAATGAAGGTGATTGGCCGCATACGACTGCGGTGATGCCGTTGCTCGACACACCATCGCCGGTGAAGGTGCACTGCACGCTGATCGAGAAGGGATCGGTGCGCGACACGCCGACGACCACGTGA